Within Hydrotalea sp., the genomic segment TTGGGCTTAATTTCTTTTTGATAGGTCTCGCCTGCCCATTTTTTATCGCAAGCCAGCTCAAATTGATTATCATAATTCCACGACACAATTTTTATTTTATTACTTGGAAATTTTGGATGAGTTTGACCTTGCTCAGAAACATCGATTAAAAAATTAATATACCTGTCATCAATTAATTTCTTTTCTTTTATTAAATTATCAAATTTTTCTATTATTGCTCTAAACTCCTCCTTTATAGGATATAGGTCTTGTCTATTATCCTGGGCAGACTCAAAACAATTATTACCTCTGACTATAGGGACAAAATCTTGCTGTGACAATAAATACGAAGAAAATTTATCCTTAGAAATATCGTTGGCACGAAGAAACCCATCCTCTTTGTGCCTCTCCTCCCAAATAAGATAAAGAGAAAGGATATTTTTTAATGTTTCAATTCTTTCTTCGCGAGACACATCGTTTTTGTTTTTAAGCCATAATTCTTTGGCATAGGTATCTATCGACCTATTTTTTTTCAATACAAAATAAAGTGCTCCAATAGATCTAATTAATTCTGACATACCGCCTCCTCCATCCCTATATTTGTCATAGTAATAATGCGCCATTAAAAAAAACAACCCAAACCGCTCGGTCATCTCATTAACAATGGGCAGGGCGTTTGCGCTTGCCCCCGCCCCCAAATAATATAAAACATTGGCCATGGTGGCAATAATAATTGATTCTTGGCAAAACACAACCATGTAATGCGCATGCCCCGCCACCCGCCACGAATCGCCCGCAAATGCACGCCAATGCCGAATTGCTATATCCGGTGATTTTTGATAGTCATCTATAGGTTATGTCGTTGAAGCAGTTTTTTTCCGATGTCGATGGTCGCATCAGCCTGGCCAGTATTATCGAAAAAGATATGAAATTGATAAGGCGTGGCCGCGAATATGTCGGCCTGTGCCCTTTTCACAACGAAAAAACCCCGTCATTTTCGGTCATCGAGGATAAAAAATTTTACCATTGCTTTGGTTGCGGGAAAAGCGGGCGCGCCATCGACTGGCTGACCGAAAAACGCGGCTTGAGTTTTAAAGAAGGCTTAGATTTCCTGGCGCAACTTTCCGGCGTGCCCCTGCCCCAATTGCGCAAAACCACGCCGGCCGACCAACAACGCGAAAACCGCGAATCCACCCTCTACCCGCTTATCATGGCGGCCATCACCCATTATTACCACGACCATTTGTTTGGGCCGGCGGGGCGGGTGGCCTATCGTTACCTGCGCGATCGCGGCCTGACCGACTCGACCATAAAACAATTCATGCTGGGGTTTTCGCCCGACGAATTTGAAAGCAAAAACCTCCTGCAACATTTACAAACCAACCTGTCGCAATATAATGTGACAGAGGCCGATTTAATGGCACTCGGCATTGTCCGCACCGCCAGCGACGACCGCAATAAAAAATTCCTGCTATTTCGCGGGCGCATCATGTTCCCAATTGAAAATCGCGGCGGCAAGGTAATTGGCTTTGGCGGGCGGTTCATGGGCGATGCCTCGGCCCACAACACCGGCAAATATATAAACTCGCCCGACAGCGCGGTTTTTTTAAAGGGCAATAATCTTTACAATTTTAAAAACGCTTTCCAAGCCGTCAAAAACAAACAACCATTGTTGGTGGTCGAAGGCTATATGGACGTCATCGCCCTCGCCCAGGCCGGGTTTGGCGCGGCCGTCGCGCCGCTGGGCACCGCCCTGACCGAACAGCAATTAACCCTGCTGTGGCAAATGGTGAAAACACCGGTTATCGCGTTCGACGGCGACAACGCCGGTAAAATGGCGGCATTCCGCGCCGCGCGCCGCGCCCTGCCCCATTTATCGGCCGACAAAACATTGGAATTTGTTTTCATGCCCGACGGCCAAGACCCCGATTCGCTGGTCAAATCATCGGGGCTCGACGGGTTTCGCGCCGTTTTGCAAAAAAAAATCCCCCTGCATGAATTTTTGTGGCAATGGGAACTTGGCCGCGCCGATTTATCCCGGCCCGAGGGCGTTTTGGCATTCGAACAATCGTTGCTAACCCACGGCCGTAACATCGCCAACCCGGCATTGGCAAAAATTTACCAGGAAACATTTCGCGAAAAAATTTTTCAACATAAAAAAGACAGCCGCGCCAAAACCGCGCCGCAAAAAAACTATTCGTCAAATTATAAATCATCATCCAATTATGGCGGGCGGCGCAATCAACGGCAAGCCGCACCCTCGGGCGACAACAACAATATCGCGCGCCTTGATTACATTGCCGGGTTACAACCGCGCGCGATTCTCGCCCTCATCACCCTTTACCCGCATCTTTATAACGAATGGCAAGAAAAAGGCCTCGAAACCGCCTTTTACCAACGGCTGAGCGATGAAAATAGTAAAAATAATGCAAAACTTACCAACAAGCATCTTGACAATTACTTGAAAAAACTACATATCATACTAGGGACGTTGCCCACAGAACGCAGACCAAATTATCAAGAACAGAATCCACGGGACGCGCTTAATCAATGGCAAAACCTGTTAAAAGGTGCGTTTGCCACTGATAACAGCGATTCGCTATGGCATGAGGTTTTTGATAAAAATTTGGCCGTGTTTTACGCGGAAATTTTTCGCGGGCATGAAGGCGACGCCAGCAATTTGATGAATGAATTAATCCAATTAGAAATCATTGATAAATTACAAAAAGATTTTCAACAACAAACCCTCGATGAACAGGCCAGCAACAACCCCAACGACAAAAAAATAAACAGCTTTCAAGACGAAATTCAACGAACGGAACAGTCTTTGCATCTACGCTCGCTAAAGACCGACCATTAAAAAATACAAATTCTTACCCATTTTTTACCCATTGCATGACGAAAAAAACCTCCCCCGTGAAAAAATCAACCACCACAATGCCAAAAAATGGGGCAAGCAAATCCGCGTCACCGCGCGATGGGGTAAAAACCACCAGCAAACGCACCATCGAGGTCACATGGGACGAAACACCGAACGAAATTTCGACCGATAACGGCCATGATGCCGAAAATAAAGCCGCGGCACGCAAAAACGCCGCGCAAAAAAATCTTGACCGCACCGCCGCCAGTTTAAATAAATTGGACAACCGCGAGGACGACGGCACGGCGGAGCAAGAATCCGCCGCCAAAGATGGCGATAAAGAAAATGATAAAAAGGGCGATTTAATCAGCGTCGATGCGGTAAAAAAATTGGTGGCGCGCGGTAAAAAACGCGGCTTCATCACCTTTGACGAATTGAACAAAGTCCTGCCCGAGGGCAAATATAGTTCCGACCAATATGAAGATTTGATGAGCGAATTGTCAGACATGGGTATCACGTTGTTAAACGACGAAGACAAGGAAGAGGAAAAAGAAGAAGGCGGCGAAGAAAAGGCCGAAGAAAAAATCGAGGTCGTCGAAAGCGAAGATTCACCCGTCAAGGCCGAGGA encodes:
- the dnaG gene encoding DNA primase produces the protein MSLKQFFSDVDGRISLASIIEKDMKLIRRGREYVGLCPFHNEKTPSFSVIEDKKFYHCFGCGKSGRAIDWLTEKRGLSFKEGLDFLAQLSGVPLPQLRKTTPADQQRENRESTLYPLIMAAITHYYHDHLFGPAGRVAYRYLRDRGLTDSTIKQFMLGFSPDEFESKNLLQHLQTNLSQYNVTEADLMALGIVRTASDDRNKKFLLFRGRIMFPIENRGGKVIGFGGRFMGDASAHNTGKYINSPDSAVFLKGNNLYNFKNAFQAVKNKQPLLVVEGYMDVIALAQAGFGAAVAPLGTALTEQQLTLLWQMVKTPVIAFDGDNAGKMAAFRAARRALPHLSADKTLEFVFMPDGQDPDSLVKSSGLDGFRAVLQKKIPLHEFLWQWELGRADLSRPEGVLAFEQSLLTHGRNIANPALAKIYQETFREKIFQHKKDSRAKTAPQKNYSSNYKSSSNYGGRRNQRQAAPSGDNNNIARLDYIAGLQPRAILALITLYPHLYNEWQEKGLETAFYQRLSDENSKNNAKLTNKHLDNYLKKLHIILGTLPTERRPNYQEQNPRDALNQWQNLLKGAFATDNSDSLWHEVFDKNLAVFYAEIFRGHEGDASNLMNELIQLEIIDKLQKDFQQQTLDEQASNNPNDKKINSFQDEIQRTEQSLHLRSLKTDH